In a single window of the Littorina saxatilis isolate snail1 linkage group LG5, US_GU_Lsax_2.0, whole genome shotgun sequence genome:
- the LOC138966552 gene encoding galactoside alpha-(1,2)-fucosyltransferase 1-like → MMIDRERVIPNILANNIRPQPPAPRAKNTSKENIYMCGKILGRVGNAFFNYASIVGIARANNMTLYLKDESVLADVLQNPPTATSAREFDEKCSTALFLPQPKCCAFYPQFMQLPKDDHYMVITCLISWRYFENIKAEIKSLLQFRTDVQTEAQRIVGKVRSQTKNVTVVGMHIRRGDQSGWIAYLHGHNPVTPEYVSRAMTYFLQRFPHVHFLVASEDTAWCQQYVGQGSENVTIMEGNSAAVDIAVLTLTDHMIVSIGTFGWWAGYLNPGIKTYMKGFIGADSDFSGNFDDLNATDYVYPDWIPL, encoded by the exons ATGATGATAGACAGGGAGAGGGTCATACCAAACATACTGGCAAATAACATACGCCCACAGCCTCCAGCGCCGCGAGCCAAAAATACAAGCAAAGAAAACATCTACATGTGCGGAAAAATTCTTGGCCGGGTGGGCAACGCTTTCTTCAACTACGCGTCCATCGTCGGCATTGCGCGTGCCAACAACATGACCTTGTACCTCAAGGACGAATCCGTCTTGGCTGACGTCCTGCAAAACCCGCCCACGGCAACGTCAGCGAGAGAGTTCGACGAGAAGTGCTCAACGGCTTTGTTTCTACCGCAGCCCAAATGCTGCGCCTTTTATCCGCAGTTCATGCAGCTGCCCAAAGACGATCATTACATGGTCATCACCTGCCTCATATCATGGAGATACTTCGAGAACATCAAGGCCGAGATTAAGAGTTTGTTGCAGTTTCGGACTGACGTTCAGACAGAGGCGCAGCGTATTGTGGGCAAAGTGAGGTCGCAGACCAAGAACGTGACAGTAGTCGGTATGCACATCCGTCGTGGAGATCAGTCGG GGTGGATCGCATACCTACACGGACACAACCCAGTGACGCCAGAATACGTCAGCAGGGCCATGACCTACTTTCTGCAGCGCTTCCCGCACGTGCACTTCCTGGTGGCAAGCGAGGACACCGCCTGGTGCCAACAATATGTAGGTCAAGGTAGCGAGAACGTCACCATCATGGAAGGCAACTCGGCGGCCGTGGACATCGCCGTGCTGACGTTGACAGATCACATGATCGTTTCCATAGGAACGTTTGGCTGGTGGGCGGGGTATCTGAACCCCGGGATAAAGACATACATGAAAGGTTTCATCGGAGCAGATTCTGATTTCTCTGGGAATTTTGATGACCTGAACGCGACGGACTATGTCTATCCTGACTGGATTCCTTTGTGA